DNA from Thermococcus argininiproducens:
TCCCTGAACTATCCCCTCAACGTGAATATGATAAGTTTTCACTACTCCCACCTATTCCAGAATCGAAAAAAGGGCATTTATACCTTTTCAAAACCAAAAGTTAAAAACTAATGAAGAGTTTTTAACCCAAGGTTGCTAGACTAAAGGTTTAACCAACAAAAAGACTAAAAATGACAAGAATTATAATTTCAATGGTGTACCCGTTATGTATATCATCGTAGTTTACGATGTGAACGTTTCTCGAGTAAATAAAGTGAAGAAGTTTTTGAGACAGCATTTAATCTGGGTTCAAAATAGCGTCTTTGAAGGGGAAGTTACACTAGCCGAATACGAGAGAATTAAAAAAGGAATTAAAGAGCTTATTGATGAGGATGAAGACTCCGTGATCATTTACAAGTTAAGATCAAGGCCAAAAAGAAAGAGTATTGGAATAGAGAAGAATCCGGTGGAGGAATTATTTAGCACATATTGACCTAAAAATACACCTTTTACATTCCCAGTTAAAGCGTAGTTTCGGGTCTTTGGGGAATTCTCCATTCTCTATGGATTCAATGAGCTCAATGATGCCTCTGGCTCTCTTCAAAAACGCCTTAAATGCCTTTGAATCTTTTTTAATTTCTAGCTTTTTCCATGGAATTAGCTCATTATGTCGAAATATCCATAGGTGTCCAAATTCTGCATCAGGAAGCATGTTTAGATACGCATTTAGCTGCTCTGTATACGCGTTCAACACACTATCCTCTTCAACATCACTAAGGTTTTCAGGTATTTTTTCGTAAGAGAACTCACTAAAGAACTTAAACTCGAACACGTGTTCTCCTATTACAAGATCAATCCTACCAGTTAAAAGCCATCCTTCTCCCAAGTCGTATGAGACTTCTTTTTCTATCTCAGGATTAGCCTCAATATCGCCCTGCAAATATGGCCATGAATCCTTGATAAGCCCTAAAAGGCCCATGTGAAGTACCTGGCCTAGTATCTTTTCCTTATTTTTCTCTCCAAAAAACCTAACGTCGTACCGAGTGGTTAAAGCTGCCCTCAAAGGACAAAAAGAAACAGAAGTCACTCTGATGGTCCTTTTAGGTCCCCTGATATTCCCATACTTAAGAAGGTTTTCCAATCGCTTTCCAAACTCCTCTATGTTCCCCACCCCCTAAAACCACGCCACCAGCGGCTCATACTCTTGACCCCCAACGAGGTGCTTAATTAATTTATATGCCTCAAGTCTTATTAGCCTTTGCTTGGTGACGTTTTTCTTTAGTTTTGGATGCCTCACGCTTTTTCTCATTTCCTCGTTGATTGCTCTCAAAACAATCCTCTTGCCATCATCGTTGAGCAAAACTCCATTTAGATCATCCCTGAAATGTTCCTTCTTAATTACACCTTGCCTAACAAGCCTATTGGCCACGCGGTCAGCAATTATCGGCTTGAAAATCTCACTAAGATCGAGGGCAAGAGAAAACCTCCTCTCACCGGGTTCATGTAAATAGCTAATGGTCGGGCTTAGCTGTGTGTTGTAGAGCTCACTAACTATTGTCGCATAAAGCCTAGAATTGAGAAAGCTTATCAGTGCATTCATTTCATTCTGGGGAGGCCTTCTAGTTCTTTTTATAATTTTAAACCCCTTTGGGAGAACACTATCCCAGAGAGCGTAGTATTTCTGTCTTATTCTTGCTTCAACGTTCATTATATCGGTTATCTTTTCAACCTCCTCAAGCTCCTTCAAAAGTCCATCAAAAGATACTTTCACTTTCCAGCGCTTCAGATTCTGCTCCATGTTCCTGCCCGCGCCGACAACAAAGAGTTTTGCCAGTTTAAGCCTTTTTTCTTTATCAAGGTAGTGTTTCGCCTGTTTAATGAGCAGATCTCCAGAATGGAGACTCTCCTTTGGATAAAAACTCCCATCATAGTGACCATAATGGTTGAAGAAATGAATTGCTATCCCCTTTTGGGCCAGAAAGTGAAGGGCCTGCGAGGTTATGTTCACATGGCCGTAAACGTAGATGTCGTAAATACCCTCAATTGCCAGCGGCCTTCTCCCCTGAGCGTTCTCAAAGTAGAGTGTATTTTCCCTTCGGGAGAGGGTTCCATCCGAGAGTAAAGTTAAGGAGCGCTTTCTCATTGTATCACACCCAACATAGTTCGTAATAAGCGCACTTTTTACATTTCTTTGATTTTACCGGAGTTGGAGGTATAGAAAGAGACTTTATCTCTTCAACTTCTTTTATAGCCCTTTCCACGTCCTCTTCATGACCATTGAGTATTATTTCTTTTGTTTCCCTAAGCTTTGGATAGTTGAGAATGGCTTTTGCTTTAATGCCCAGCCTTTTGAGGTAGTAGAGGTAATAAAGAGCCTGCATTTCGTGGGCCTTTTCCATTGACCTTCCCTTTTTGATTTCATGGATCTCAATGATATCCCCCTTCTTGATGAAATCAATGGCAATTGGGCCGATCTTAATGTTCTTCTCTTCACCAAAGTAGCTTTTTTCATGGAGGAATTTTCCTAGATCTACCCATTCGCTCTCCTGCTCCATTGTGACTCCGTGGGAAAAGTACCAGAGCTTTGTTTTGCAGATGAAGAGGT
Protein-coding regions in this window:
- a CDS encoding PD-(D/E)XK nuclease family protein; the protein is MGNIEEFGKRLENLLKYGNIRGPKRTIRVTSVSFCPLRAALTTRYDVRFFGEKNKEKILGQVLHMGLLGLIKDSWPYLQGDIEANPEIEKEVSYDLGEGWLLTGRIDLVIGEHVFEFKFFSEFSYEKIPENLSDVEEDSVLNAYTEQLNAYLNMLPDAEFGHLWIFRHNELIPWKKLEIKKDSKAFKAFLKRARGIIELIESIENGEFPKDPKLRFNWECKRCIFRSICAK
- the cas4 gene encoding CRISPR-associated protein Cas4 translates to MDPYLPDELLIRGTEINYLFICKTKLWYFSHGVTMEQESEWVDLGKFLHEKSYFGEEKNIKIGPIAIDFIKKGDIIEIHEIKKGRSMEKAHEMQALYYLYYLKRLGIKAKAILNYPKLRETKEIILNGHEEDVERAIKEVEEIKSLSIPPTPVKSKKCKKCAYYELCWV
- the cas2 gene encoding CRISPR-associated endonuclease Cas2; the encoded protein is MYIIVVYDVNVSRVNKVKKFLRQHLIWVQNSVFEGEVTLAEYERIKKGIKELIDEDEDSVIIYKLRSRPKRKSIGIEKNPVEELFSTY
- the cas1b gene encoding type I-B CRISPR-associated endonuclease Cas1b; the encoded protein is MRKRSLTLLSDGTLSRRENTLYFENAQGRRPLAIEGIYDIYVYGHVNITSQALHFLAQKGIAIHFFNHYGHYDGSFYPKESLHSGDLLIKQAKHYLDKEKRLKLAKLFVVGAGRNMEQNLKRWKVKVSFDGLLKELEEVEKITDIMNVEARIRQKYYALWDSVLPKGFKIIKRTRRPPQNEMNALISFLNSRLYATIVSELYNTQLSPTISYLHEPGERRFSLALDLSEIFKPIIADRVANRLVRQGVIKKEHFRDDLNGVLLNDDGKRIVLRAINEEMRKSVRHPKLKKNVTKQRLIRLEAYKLIKHLVGGQEYEPLVAWF